Below is a genomic region from Candidatus Obscuribacterales bacterium.
AAATAATTATTCCGCGCATTTACTGGAAGTACACAAGCAAACGTGTTCTGACCCTGGATTACACCCCTGGGATAAAAATAAGTGCCGTGGACGAACTCACTCAAGCCGGCATCGACACTAACAAGCTGGCCAATTTGCTGGTGAAATTTTACGCGGGACAAATACTCAAAACAGGATTTTTCCATGCCGATCCCCATGCAGGAAATTTGGCAGCCAATTCAAATGGAGAACTAATTGTTTACGACTTTGGCATGACCAGTGAAATCAAACAGTCAGATAAGAATGCAATAGAGACATGCATTACGGCACTTGCGCAAAAAGATAGCGCCAACCTATACCGAGGTTTACACAATCTCGGTATTGCCCGCCAGAAAGAGATGACGCCTGAATTGAAACAAATTTTCGATAGTCTGCTGTCTTATTTTTCCGGTGGCGATTTAACCGACATTGACTGGCAGGCTATTGAAAAGCAACTCGATGACCTCATTGAGGGCCAGTCATTCTACCTGCCACCCAATTTGACGTATCTGATAAAAACAGTAAGCTCGTTAGAGGGCATTATTCGCAACCTCAAACCCAATTTCAATTTCCGCAGAGCTTTACAACCCTCATTACAAACCTGGTTATTCAATTTGCTGACCCAGGGGCGGATTCCAACCTCGGAAACGGCTTCTCTTTGCAAATAAATTTAAGAATTGTCCATCATCTGGAAGATTTTGATTGGAACTGCGCGCATGTGGGCAATAATTATTTGGCGGGAGTCATATTGCCTTCCTGCTTTTACAGAGGCAAGACTCGGAATTCGGGAGTGAACAAGCCGAAATGTTGAAATGGCGAGCTGCCGCTATTACTAATGCTGGTTGCCAGCGTGAACGCAACGAAGACAACTACTACGTGAGCCCCGACACGAGGGTATTCGTTGTTGCCGACGGAATGGGCGGAGCCGTAGGCGGCGCCAGAGCGTCTCAACTTGCCGTTGAAGCCATCCAAGAACTTTGGAACGAAAAACCCCCGCACGAGAACGATTTACAAGCTATCTCCAACTGGCTCGAAGAAGCCGTGGCCCGCGCCAATCATGCAGTTTTCCAAGCCGGCAAGAAAGACGCGTCTGTGCACGGTATGGGCACTACTGTGGTCGTGGGTGTGCAGTCGACAGACGATCACCTGCAAATCGCCCACGTAGGCGACTCACGCGCGTATCTCATGCGCAATAGCAAGCCGAAGCTGTTGACGACCGATCACTCGGTTGTACAAGAAATGGTACGTGCCGGTCGCTTAACCGAAGAACAAGCCCGCATCAATCCTTACAAAAATCTCATAACTCGCTGTTTGGGTCATGAACCGGAAGTAGAAGTTGACCAAACGCCAGTAGATCTGCGTCCGTCTGACTGGATTTTGCTCTGCACTGATGGTCTTTCTACCGTTTTGCGTGACGAACAGATTTCTGCCGCAATTGAAAAAGATGCTGATCCCCAAGAAGTTTGCGATCAGCTAGTGAAACTAACATTGGACGGCGGCGCTCCTGATAACGTTACTGTAGTTGCTATTCAATACATGGATAAGAACTCCAGCGGCAAATAATTGCAAAGCCGAGTAAGCGAAGGTGAAACTGAAGCTGATCAACAAAGAAGCTGAGCAAGCGTTGCGAGGAGCAATGCGCAGCGAAGCGAGCAACGAATGCCGGATGGCTAAGCGCAGGTGTAGCGAAGCGAAGCCGGAGCGTTATATATGACGCACCAGAAGACAATCCCCTTAGGCGGCGCGCAACTGGTAAACAAGGCTACCAGTGAAAGTTTCGTGCTTGAAAGATCTGTTCTAAAAATAGGTAGAGACGAAGGTAACGATCTGGCCTTGCCTGACGATACTTATGTGTCGCGTCACCATGCATGGGTACTCCATATGCGTGGCAGCTGGTGGGTAGAAGACTTGGGCTCAACCAATGGTACGACCCTAAACGGAAAATCGCTGGAAGAGCGCAAGCAATTAGCTCCAGGTGATGCGATAAAGATTGGACGAACTGAATTGTTTTTTGAGTTGAGTCAGGGATCCGATGTATAGTTCGCTGCCTACCTTATCCCATGTGCGTCAATTAGGCACTGGCCCTTATTCAAAAGTATTTTTAGCAAAAGACGAATCAGGCAAAAATCAATTTGCCTTGAAATATTTGACCGTAGAAAACTTTCCAGAAGACATGCAAGCTTTGATTGCTCACCACTTTGAGCAGAGAATAGAGAAGTCCAGCAAGCTCCAGCACGAAAACATCGTAAACACAATTGGTTTTTACGCTGACAAAAAAAGCAGCATTATGGAGTTCATACAAGGACAAAACTTGCGGCGCTACATTCTTTCAAAAGGTGGGCGCTTGCGCACTGATTCTGTTATATCGCTTATCGAATCGCTGAGTAATACTCTGAGCCTCGCTCACAAAGACGGCTATCTCCACCTTGATCTCAAGCCGGAAAACATCTTTATCGAGACAAACGGCATAATAAAATTATCCGACTTTGCCTTTGTTCCAAGACCCTTTTTCTCAGGTAGCCTGACAGGAGCCGACGAATCGTTCTATCCTCCCAGCCCATATAGCTCACCGGAGGAACTAGCCGATGAACCAGTGGGTAAAGCAAGTGATGTTTTTTCACTCGCTGTTCTTATCTATGAGGCACTAACCGGCTTTTTGCCATTCAATGTCAATCCGGCACAGTTAACATGGCAAGCATTGATTTCCGCTGAAACAAGACCTTTTCCTAACGACAACAGTGCATTCAGCAAAGCTACTCAAACGACACTTGCACGTGCTCTTCACCGCGACATCAACCAACGATGCGATTCGATTGAAGAATTTAGAAGCGATCTTATAGCCGCCCTACAAGGGGCCAAAATGGCGGCACTTGTTTCAGTGCCGAATGTTCCTGCACCAGGAACTCCTACAATAAGAGAAAACGCACGTCCGGAACAACGGATCAAACTCATTTCCGTTTTCGGCGAACGCGGCGAAGACGCCGGACAGTTTCTAGAGTTGAGTGGTATTGCCACCGGACCAGGTCAAATCATTGCCGGCGATGTACTTTCCCGACGCGTCAGCGTGTTTTCGAAGAACGGCAAATGGCTATTTAACTTAAAGAGCCGTCCTGAAAACACCGGTAAAAAGCCTACTGTTACCGCCACCGGTGGATTATTCAGTAGTCCGGCATATGTTTGTGCCGATGACAGCGGGATTATTTACGCAACCGACTCGAGCGACCACTACATTCGTCTATATGATCGTCAAGGCTTCTTTATCAAAGATGTGCTTAACCACCCGGGTAAAGATGGTGGATTGCAGGGAATTGCTTGTGATCTGAAAGGTCATCTATACGTTTGCGATGTAGATAATAATGCAGTGCAAGTACTTAGTTCGGCGACAGGCAATTGGATGCGCAGCATCGGCAGTCGCGGTAGCGGCCCGGGACAAATGCAGTATCCGGCAGGACTTACTCTAGACAAGAAAGGCAACGTCTATGTTGTCGATTATTCCTTATCCAGAGTATCCGTCTTCAGCAATGATGGACGACCATTAACGACGCTAGGGAAAAAGGGCAGTGGTCCAGGGGAATTTAATGTACCTCGAGACGTTGCCATTGATCGCCACGGCAATATATTTGTTTGTGATTCGCTTAATCACCGCATTCAAGTCTTTGCATCAGATGGTCGCTTCCTGTATTCTTTTGGTGGATCAGGTCGGGAGCAAGGACACTTTTTAGGTCCAAGCAGCTTGGCTATTGATCCTGAAAAACAGATCATGTACGTAGCTGACCGCGGCAACAACAGAATTCAAATATTTGAATTGCCACGCGAGTAAAGGGTTCAATTTATCTATGCCGCATCTAGTTCTCGCCTCAGCATCGCCAAGACGATTAGACCTGCTCAACGGTCTGAAATTGGATTTTGAAGTAATCGCCAGCAACGTCGATGAGACCATACACGACGGTGCCCATCCGCGGCAAACCGTTTTGGAATTGGCGGAAAGAAAAGCACGATTTGTAGCCGACAATATTAAAAACCACAACGACAGCTGTGTTGTTCTGGGAGCAGACACGATTGTTGTAATTGACAAAGAAATTCTGGGCAAACCGGACAACGAAGAACATGCGCGAGAAATGCTTGCCAAATTGTCTGGTAGAGAACATGAAGTTTATACAGGAGTAGCTCTTGTATGCTTACCGTCAAACAGAGTTTTAAGCGATGCGGTCAAATCTAAAGTTCGATTCAAGCAATTGGACAAAAGAGAAATCGACGCGCTGATTGCCAGTGGCGAAACCATGGATAAAGCAGGAGCCTACGCGCTGCAAGGCATGGCTGCTGCTTTTGTGGAAAAGATTGACGGCTGCGTTACCAATATAATCGGTCTTCCTTTAACGACGACGACCAATCTTTTGAGGCAAGCGGGAATCCCCGTTTTTGATTTGACGTGACCTTTCCAATTTTCGAACACCTGCATCAATACCTTTCAGAAAAAGGCACTCTTAAAGGCGCCTGTATTGGTTGGCACTGCCATCTGACGGAGTTAACTGAAATTGCTGTTTCAGCCGTAATAAGTCTGGGTGCCGAGTTGCATTTAAGTGAATGCAATGCAAGTACGACAGATTTAGCTTCCGTCGAACGCATGCGCAAAGCAGGAGCAAATGTGTATCTCGGGCAAAACTCCGCCGACAAAGTGCTGGATGCAAAACCAATTGTAATTTCGGATACGGGATTTCATCTCACCAGTCAGTATTTGGGTCTCAATGCTAACTGGCTCTATGGCGGCTGCGAGATTACCACTAGTGGTATCACTAAACTGCGCAAGCTAATTTTGCCGATTCCTGTTTTTAACCTCAATGACACTACTCTAAAGTCAACCATTGAAAATTTTCATGGTGTCGGTGACGGACTTATCGAAGCGCTCACTAAACTCGGAAAGAATTTCAAAAGCTGCAACGTTGCGGTCTTTGGCTATGGTCAAGTTGGAGCCGGCTGTGCGCACTATCTCAGAGAAGCAGGATCTCTCGTATCAGTCGTGGAAGTAGATTCCGTGCGGGCACTAAAGGCACACTATGACGGCTTCCTGCTGCAAACACAACAAGAAGCGCTTAAGGGTAGCGAGCTTATAATCACGGCATCCGGAAAACCTAGTCTTTTATCCGCGGATGACTGGCAACTAGCAAAAGACGGTGTCCTAATTGCCAATGTCGGTCACTTCGCAGACGAACTAGATTTACCCTCATTAGCAAATATTGCTGAGAAAACACTGATCTCTGCGACGCTTGCTGAATATCTCATAGACAAGGGATCGAGCGCATATAAGGGCGAACCCAAAAGGATATACGTCGCCACTGAAGGACATCCAGTCAATGTCGTGCTCTTAACAGGCTCGGAAGAGCCCACTCTCATACACTTAGCTACCGAAGTATTAGCTCTGGCACACTTGATTGAGCTTAACCAAAATGGTCAAAAGCTGGCGCCTGGCGAAAACGCCCTACCCAGGCAAATCGAAGAACTGGCAAGCCTTTTGGCGCTTAGGTCCTTAAATTTAAGCTACAATTCAGGATCGACTACTCATGAAAACAAGCAAAAGCTCGACAGAGACTTGGAAAGCAGCAGTCAAACGTGTTAAATTCTACTCTGACAAGTTTAGGACTTCATCAATGCTCATACGGATTTGGTCATTATCGACTGCCCTCGTTGTTGTCTCCGGCATTCTTACCGGCATAGCAACTCCTGTCGCCTTTGCCGACGACAGTGAAGAGTCGATGGAGAGTATTTGGGCTGATGAATCGCAGCACAACAAACCAGCTGCGCCGAAGAAAGATTTAAAAAGTGCACCAGTAGCGCCGTCCACAGCCGAACCAGAAAACAAACCGGCCGTAAAAGAAAATGTTCAAGCGATTGAACCAACAAACCCTCCGGCAATATTTGTACCGGCCATTCCGGAACAGAAAGAAGATCAACCCTCTGTAAAAGAAACGGCCGAGACTGCACCTGTACCGAGTGCGGCACCACAGCAAAATGCACCACAGCAAAATGCACAACCGACTATTCAAGGCGATCTTACCGAACCTGCAAAGCCTGCACCATCAGCAACAGCACCGCTGTCAAAACTTGACGAATTCACAGGTAGCCATTTCATCAAACAAGGTGGCTGGCCAGGCGTGGGTCCGTTTCACAGACAAGCCGGCGCTGATGATGTTTTCGTAGACGAAGCAGGCAATAATTTAGACTTGCATTTAGCCGGAGGGCGCATTGCTCAAGCAACTTTCAATTTGGTCAACAAAGGTGCTACCTATGATGACTTCTTGGATTTGCAAGTCGCTTCAGAATTTTTGCTTGAAGGTCTCAATGTAAAACCAAAAACGATTTTGGAATTCAACCAACAATTAGAAGATGCCAAAGACGGTTTGCTCAACCAATCCAATACAAGTCCAATTACAATCAATGCCGGACGCTACATCACCACTGTAAATAAACAGGGTACAGGTGACGGCAAATTTTCATATGTCATAAGCGTCGTCTCCAAAGATGCCAGTCCGGATGTGTTGAAAGAGCACTCCAAAGAAGCCAAAGAACAACCGGGTCGTTTCAGCTTCTTGAATAAGGGAAACAAATCAACCGACTTTATCATCAGACAAAACCAGGAGAAAACAGCGTCTCCATCAAATAACGAGCTGACGGAAACATTTTCCAAAACAATTCAATCGTGGCAAGACATCAAAAAAATTGCCGTGCGCCAGCGCAAAACTGAGGAGTTGTCTCAAGTACTTCACGGCAATGCCTTGATTCGTCAGACAGACGCTATTAAGTGGCTGTCTGTGAATCACAAGTATTACGATATGAATCCCAAGGGCGCAACTATTGACCATTTCAGTGAACTAGTTCCCGGACAAAAATATGCCGTGTTTGTTGAAATAAAAGAAATCAGCAAATTGATGGATGATGCTACAGGGCAAGTAATAAAGGAACAAGACGACAACTACAAGGTCAATTACACGCTCGAGAAAAAAGACGGGCAGTGGTTCATAACAGACTCTAAAATAGTGGACAAGTCCAGCACACCATCGGCATCCCATCCTCAGGGCAAGTCCAGCAGATAAGCAACCAATGAAATCTAAGTCGCGTTTAGTTTGTCTGTTAAAACCCCTTATTGCACTAAGCGCTGTTCTCGTATTTTGCCAATTGTCTTCAAGTTCGGCGACTAACACTAGCGATCCAACTCCACGCTTGAATGAAGCACAGATGGATAAGGCTTGGATAGGACCCATTGTTGATGGTGAAAACAGAACCGTTCGCCCAGAAGCAATGATCAAGGTGGATGACTCGCTGTATTTTCTTGATCCTGACTCAATCTATCAAGTAAGCATAAGCAGCCTCCATCGATCAGACAAAATTGTAGTTAACAGATTCACGCCGGCAGGCAATCGCATTGAATGGCTTCCTATTGCCGAATTCAATAATTTCGTCTATTACCCACCCCGCAAGAGCCTTGTCATTCTAGATAAATCAGGCGACTTATTTGAATTTACACTTCCTGATAAGAGGTGGCATGTTTTCCGCGCCTTTAAATCTATAGGCAGCAAACCGGATCCAGACTATGTCGACTTAGCTTGCAACGGCACAAACATTTGCTTACTTGATCCGGAGCGCAATCAAATTTGGCTGAGCAAACCAGGCAATGCACCGATGCAAACAAGCTTCCATGAAGTTTTGCCCTGGCGCGTTCAACCTGGAGACGTTTTTGTTGGCGATGGCATTGCCATGTCGATTGTTGATTATCCTTATGTGTTGAAATACAACGGCAACATCGTCAGATACTCCGGTAGCAAGGACAATCCGGAACAAAAGCTCATTTGGAAAGGCATTAAGAAAATGCGCCCGTCGCGCATGACTATGTCCAACGAGTCGCCTATCTACATTGTTGAACGAGAAAACAACCGAGTGCTTGCCGTAGATAAGGAAACGGGCAATACCAAGCAGTTTACTTTCCCAGGCAAATCGGATTTACGTGGCGTACTTGCTCAATCATATGGATTTTGGATAATCGATGGCGACAAACTTATTTACCGCAGCTTAAAAGCAGGCGCAAAACCCAGCAGTCTCTTCAACCCCAAACGCATTGATCCTCGTCTGGACGGATTGCAATTACCTATTGCCGGGGTACGCCTACCCAGACATGCCGGAGTATTTCCCGGCGCGCGCAGACTTTATAGATTCGGGGTTCACAAGGGAGTCGACTTCTTTAGCGAAACAGGCTGCTCCACACATGTTGTCTATGGCACAAAAGTCATGGCGGCCGACGGTGGCAAGGTAACGCGTGCCGACGCGCACTTCCACGATATGTCGCCGGCTAAGTATTTAAAAGTCGAACAAGAGTGCCACAAGACACACCAGAGCTCAGAAGTGAATGAAGATCTTTTCCGAGGCTGCCAAGTTTGGATAGATCATGGCGACGGACTTCTGACACGATACGCACATTTGAGTAAAATTAGGGACGGTCTGAAATCAAATGATTTCGCGGAAGCAGGAACATTACTTGGCTACGTAGGAGTATCGGGAACGGGTGAAAATCCAAGCGGCAAACTTATTCATCCTCACCTACACTTTGAAGTTTGGCTAGACGGTAAATATTTGGGTTGGGGTCTCAATCCAGCGGAAACACGGGGAGTTTACGAGGACATATTTGGAGTCGGCTGCAAGCGCTAGACACCAAAAAGGGGAGGGGTCTTGAAATACTTAGGTTCAGCACAGCGTCTTATGGCAAGTCTTTTGGCAACTTCGATCGCCATATCCGTTTTGGCAAGTCCGTGCCTTGCAGCAAAAGGACACGACAAGGACAACGCCAAAGGCAATAAAATATCCTCGTCAAAAAAAGCAAATCTCATCGCCCAAGCCGCTAAGGCAAACCAAGAATTTAGTCCTGCTTTGATAAGCGTTCTAAAAGACATTTCCAAGGCATTGCCCGAATCAAGCGATTACAACAACTTGAGTGACGCCAAACAAAAAGCCGTGGCCGGTCTGGCTATCAATGTACTGCAAACAGCACTGTCAAATCCCCAATTGACTTTCAACAGAATAATTAGCGCAGAGGACAAGGCAAAAGCAGAAAATTCGATGTCTGCTGAGACTTGGGACTCAGGCGAAATTGTTGTCCGCCAGGGAAACGATCCTCAAGGTGCGACAACTCATGCGGTGGCATCCTGCATCTGGGCGAAAAAAGCTAACGGATTACTAAACCTAACCATAGCCGGCAACTCCAACGAAATTGTTGATGGTCAAAAACTTGGCGAATTCATTTTTGTAGTATCAGGCAGATCCGGCATTGAAAGCGGATTTGATATTCAAAGCCAAACAGGCGTGAATTATTGGATTGGCAAACTATCGCAGTTTGTCGCCGATACAGCCGGTATGCCGACAAGCCAAATAAGCGCTCAACCAGAGCA
It encodes:
- a CDS encoding ARC6/PARC6 family protein, which encodes MKTSKSSTETWKAAVKRVKFYSDKFRTSSMLIRIWSLSTALVVVSGILTGIATPVAFADDSEESMESIWADESQHNKPAAPKKDLKSAPVAPSTAEPENKPAVKENVQAIEPTNPPAIFVPAIPEQKEDQPSVKETAETAPVPSAAPQQNAPQQNAQPTIQGDLTEPAKPAPSATAPLSKLDEFTGSHFIKQGGWPGVGPFHRQAGADDVFVDEAGNNLDLHLAGGRIAQATFNLVNKGATYDDFLDLQVASEFLLEGLNVKPKTILEFNQQLEDAKDGLLNQSNTSPITINAGRYITTVNKQGTGDGKFSYVISVVSKDASPDVLKEHSKEAKEQPGRFSFLNKGNKSTDFIIRQNQEKTASPSNNELTETFSKTIQSWQDIKKIAVRQRKTEELSQVLHGNALIRQTDAIKWLSVNHKYYDMNPKGATIDHFSELVPGQKYAVFVEIKEISKLMDDATGQVIKEQDDNYKVNYTLEKKDGQWFITDSKIVDKSSTPSASHPQGKSSR
- a CDS encoding Maf family protein — translated: MPHLVLASASPRRLDLLNGLKLDFEVIASNVDETIHDGAHPRQTVLELAERKARFVADNIKNHNDSCVVLGADTIVVIDKEILGKPDNEEHAREMLAKLSGREHEVYTGVALVCLPSNRVLSDAVKSKVRFKQLDKREIDALIASGETMDKAGAYALQGMAAAFVEKIDGCVTNIIGLPLTTTTNLLRQAGIPVFDLT
- a CDS encoding Stp1/IreP family PP2C-type Ser/Thr phosphatase, with the translated sequence MLKWRAAAITNAGCQRERNEDNYYVSPDTRVFVVADGMGGAVGGARASQLAVEAIQELWNEKPPHENDLQAISNWLEEAVARANHAVFQAGKKDASVHGMGTTVVVGVQSTDDHLQIAHVGDSRAYLMRNSKPKLLTTDHSVVQEMVRAGRLTEEQARINPYKNLITRCLGHEPEVEVDQTPVDLRPSDWILLCTDGLSTVLRDEQISAAIEKDADPQEVCDQLVKLTLDGGAPDNVTVVAIQYMDKNSSGK
- a CDS encoding protein kinase, encoding MYSSLPTLSHVRQLGTGPYSKVFLAKDESGKNQFALKYLTVENFPEDMQALIAHHFEQRIEKSSKLQHENIVNTIGFYADKKSSIMEFIQGQNLRRYILSKGGRLRTDSVISLIESLSNTLSLAHKDGYLHLDLKPENIFIETNGIIKLSDFAFVPRPFFSGSLTGADESFYPPSPYSSPEELADEPVGKASDVFSLAVLIYEALTGFLPFNVNPAQLTWQALISAETRPFPNDNSAFSKATQTTLARALHRDINQRCDSIEEFRSDLIAALQGAKMAALVSVPNVPAPGTPTIRENARPEQRIKLISVFGERGEDAGQFLELSGIATGPGQIIAGDVLSRRVSVFSKNGKWLFNLKSRPENTGKKPTVTATGGLFSSPAYVCADDSGIIYATDSSDHYIRLYDRQGFFIKDVLNHPGKDGGLQGIACDLKGHLYVCDVDNNAVQVLSSATGNWMRSIGSRGSGPGQMQYPAGLTLDKKGNVYVVDYSLSRVSVFSNDGRPLTTLGKKGSGPGEFNVPRDVAIDRHGNIFVCDSLNHRIQVFASDGRFLYSFGGSGREQGHFLGPSSLAIDPEKQIMYVADRGNNRIQIFELPRE
- a CDS encoding FHA domain-containing protein translates to MTHQKTIPLGGAQLVNKATSESFVLERSVLKIGRDEGNDLALPDDTYVSRHHAWVLHMRGSWWVEDLGSTNGTTLNGKSLEERKQLAPGDAIKIGRTELFFELSQGSDV
- a CDS encoding M23 family metallopeptidase, with protein sequence MKSKSRLVCLLKPLIALSAVLVFCQLSSSSATNTSDPTPRLNEAQMDKAWIGPIVDGENRTVRPEAMIKVDDSLYFLDPDSIYQVSISSLHRSDKIVVNRFTPAGNRIEWLPIAEFNNFVYYPPRKSLVILDKSGDLFEFTLPDKRWHVFRAFKSIGSKPDPDYVDLACNGTNICLLDPERNQIWLSKPGNAPMQTSFHEVLPWRVQPGDVFVGDGIAMSIVDYPYVLKYNGNIVRYSGSKDNPEQKLIWKGIKKMRPSRMTMSNESPIYIVERENNRVLAVDKETGNTKQFTFPGKSDLRGVLAQSYGFWIIDGDKLIYRSLKAGAKPSSLFNPKRIDPRLDGLQLPIAGVRLPRHAGVFPGARRLYRFGVHKGVDFFSETGCSTHVVYGTKVMAADGGKVTRADAHFHDMSPAKYLKVEQECHKTHQSSEVNEDLFRGCQVWIDHGDGLLTRYAHLSKIRDGLKSNDFAEAGTLLGYVGVSGTGENPSGKLIHPHLHFEVWLDGKYLGWGLNPAETRGVYEDIFGVGCKR